The Euphorbia lathyris chromosome 2, ddEupLath1.1, whole genome shotgun sequence genome includes a window with the following:
- the LOC136220331 gene encoding uncharacterized protein, giving the protein MRIRKNANLSSLMFSHASGTEPLQSHVCQLNQSPWDVIPFSQETYPSSLHQLEGEDSGNGNGSLGDSIGAAESNSFPSLMEDREEEKVDKMVIDDNSEMEEQEEQEEEMKIECDGKGWICRNEPKQGRHWMCEHHLKSYSNNLTSSSTAKKSVAAAAASSGRRGRAKAAKKGKSNSASNPYEFYYYSGFGPLWGKRRGGEIMTKAPEIDGITRNTTSSSVDHFEDLDFLDEDDDDEDSDNGESGKKRMRKPVKARSLKSLM; this is encoded by the exons ATGAGGATTCGGAAGAACGCAAACCTCTCCTCCCTCATGTTCTCGCACGCTTCTGGAACGGAGCCGTTGCAGTCGCACGTGTGCCAGCTGAACCAGTCGCCGTGGGATGTGATTCCTTTCTCTCAAGAGACTTATCCGTCTTCGCTTCACCAG TTGGAAGGAGAAGATAGCGGTAATGGAAATGGTAGCTTAGGAGATTCTATTGGTGCTGCTGAGAG TAACAGCTTCCCGTCGTTAATGGAGGACCGGGAAGAAGAGAAGGTGGATAAAATGGTGATCGACGATAATTCCGAAATGGAAGAACAAGAGgagcaagaagaagaaatgaaaaTTGAATGCGATGGAAAAGGATGGATTTGTAGGAATGAACCGAAACAAGGTCGTCATTGGATGTGCGAGCATCATTTGAAATCGTATTCGAATAATCTAACTAGTTCCTCTACAGCAAAGAAAAGTGTAGCTGCCGCTGCCGCCTCCTCCGGCCGCCGTGGAAGGGCAAAGGCAGCAAAGAAAGGAAAATCGAATTCCGCTTCAAATCCATATGAATTCTACTATTATTCCGGGTTTGGACCGCTCTGGGGAAAGAGAAGAGGAGGTGAAATTATGACCAAAGCTCCTGAAATTGATGGAATCACTCGAAATACGACGTCGTCCTCAGTTGATCATTTTGAAGACCTTGATTTTCTcgatgaagatgatgatgatgaagatagCGATAATGGCGAAAGCGGGAAGAAAAGGATGCGCAAACCAGTCAAAGCTAGATCCTTGAAATCTCTTATGTAA